The Mytilus galloprovincialis chromosome 2, xbMytGall1.hap1.1, whole genome shotgun sequence genome has a window encoding:
- the LOC143064029 gene encoding uncharacterized protein LOC143064029 isoform X1, with translation MFRVTMPPKRQASFGVAGAIKKMKTAAQRKQNSTVRPSGPPNPPNNPTVMSPDVMEELTNRVTERVASRMERRMEEIFDKIASKNNGNSDVQEAEVQHHVENLNRNIQGSGEQNNDNNIVVVSPEVLAVQPTVDKQIIGGQSAFVSCSLKPGGNIPDKIKQQIWAGQYINFHALLENDETKYRLQLVHGADNPELSITEEQNKKTLTLNQWLSAWNKFTAIICTKNPKLGSVIPHHMEIILEMSREGGNWQMYDIEFRKLIERGEAQWGCTHLELYMRAKLQGNLKTGNDNNKSGNTRWPVGVFFS, from the exons ATGTTTCGAGTA ACAATGCCTCCCAAAAGACAAGCCTCGTTTGGAGTGGCAGGTGCCATTAAGAAAATGAAGACGGCTGCCCAGAGAAAGCAAAATTCAACTGTGAGGCCAAGTGGGCCTCCAAATCCTCCAAATAATCCAACAGTTATGTCCCCAGATGTCATGGAGGAGTTAACCAATCGTGTCACAGAAAGGGTAGCTAGCCGTATGGAAAGGAGAATGGAAGAAATTTTCGACAAGATAGCTTCAAAAAATAATGGCAATTCAGACGTTCAGGAGGCTGAAGTACAACATCACGTGGAAAATCTGAACAGAAATATACAAGGTAGTGGAGAGCAAAACAATGACAATAACATTGTAGTTGTCAGTCCAGAGGTTCTGGCTGTACAACCAACCGTTGACAAACAAATTATTGGGGGTCAATCAGCCTTTGTAAGTTGCTCCCTCAAACCTGGGGGAAACATACCAGATAAAATTAAACAACAAATCTGGGCGGGACAATACATCAACTTCCACGCCCTATTAGAAAATGATGAGACAAAATACAGACTACAACTGGTTCATGGGGCTGACAACCCTGAATTGTCCATTACTGAAGAACAGAACAAGAAAACATTAACTCTAAACCAATGGCTATCAGCCTGGAACAAATTCACGGCAATAATTTGCACTAAAAACCCTAAATTAGGGTCTGTAATTCCCCACCACATGGAAATAATCCTGGAAATGTCACGAGAAGGGGGGAACTGGCAAATGTATGATATAGAATTTAGGAAATTAATAGAAAGAGGAGAAGCGCAATGGGGGTGTACACACCTAGAACTGTATATGAGAGCTAAACTACAAGGAAACCTGAAAACTGGGAATGACAATAACAAAAGTGGAAATACTCGCTGGCCAGTTGGAGTTTTCTTTTCATAA
- the LOC143064029 gene encoding uncharacterized protein LOC143064029 isoform X2, whose product MFRTMPPKRQASFGVAGAIKKMKTAAQRKQNSTVRPSGPPNPPNNPTVMSPDVMEELTNRVTERVASRMERRMEEIFDKIASKNNGNSDVQEAEVQHHVENLNRNIQGSGEQNNDNNIVVVSPEVLAVQPTVDKQIIGGQSAFVSCSLKPGGNIPDKIKQQIWAGQYINFHALLENDETKYRLQLVHGADNPELSITEEQNKKTLTLNQWLSAWNKFTAIICTKNPKLGSVIPHHMEIILEMSREGGNWQMYDIEFRKLIERGEAQWGCTHLELYMRAKLQGNLKTGNDNNKSGNTRWPVGVFFS is encoded by the exons ATGTTTCGA ACAATGCCTCCCAAAAGACAAGCCTCGTTTGGAGTGGCAGGTGCCATTAAGAAAATGAAGACGGCTGCCCAGAGAAAGCAAAATTCAACTGTGAGGCCAAGTGGGCCTCCAAATCCTCCAAATAATCCAACAGTTATGTCCCCAGATGTCATGGAGGAGTTAACCAATCGTGTCACAGAAAGGGTAGCTAGCCGTATGGAAAGGAGAATGGAAGAAATTTTCGACAAGATAGCTTCAAAAAATAATGGCAATTCAGACGTTCAGGAGGCTGAAGTACAACATCACGTGGAAAATCTGAACAGAAATATACAAGGTAGTGGAGAGCAAAACAATGACAATAACATTGTAGTTGTCAGTCCAGAGGTTCTGGCTGTACAACCAACCGTTGACAAACAAATTATTGGGGGTCAATCAGCCTTTGTAAGTTGCTCCCTCAAACCTGGGGGAAACATACCAGATAAAATTAAACAACAAATCTGGGCGGGACAATACATCAACTTCCACGCCCTATTAGAAAATGATGAGACAAAATACAGACTACAACTGGTTCATGGGGCTGACAACCCTGAATTGTCCATTACTGAAGAACAGAACAAGAAAACATTAACTCTAAACCAATGGCTATCAGCCTGGAACAAATTCACGGCAATAATTTGCACTAAAAACCCTAAATTAGGGTCTGTAATTCCCCACCACATGGAAATAATCCTGGAAATGTCACGAGAAGGGGGGAACTGGCAAATGTATGATATAGAATTTAGGAAATTAATAGAAAGAGGAGAAGCGCAATGGGGGTGTACACACCTAGAACTGTATATGAGAGCTAAACTACAAGGAAACCTGAAAACTGGGAATGACAATAACAAAAGTGGAAATACTCGCTGGCCAGTTGGAGTTTTCTTTTCATAA